Genomic window (Streptomyces cadmiisoli):
ACTGGGGCGTCCCGGTCCCGGCCGACACCTGGCCGGACCTGGCGGCGGAGGGCAAGGTCTTCTACGTCTGGTTCGACGCCCCGATCGAGTACATCGGCGCGACGAAGGAGTGGTCGGACCAGGACCCGGAGAACCGCGACTGGAAGTCGTGGTGGTACGAGGCGGACGACACCGTCCGGTACACCGAGTTCATGGCCAAGGACAACGTCCCGTTCCACACGGTGATGTTCCCGGCCACCGAGCTGGGCGTGCGCGAGCCGTGGAAGAAGGTCGACTACGTCAAGGCCTTCAACTGGCTGACGTACTACGGCGGCAAGTTCTCCACCTCGCAGAAGCGGGGCGTCTTCACCGACCAGGCGCTCGCCGTCCTGCCCGCCGACTACTGGCGCTACTTCCTGATCGCCAACGCCCCGGAGTCGGACGACTCGTCCTTCACCTGGGAGCACTTCACGGCGACGGTGAACAAGGACCTCGCCGACACCCTCGGCAACTTCGTCAACCGCGTCCTGTCGTTCTCCAAGAAGCGCTTCGGCGAGGAGGTCCCGGCCGGCGGCTCGCCCGGCGAGGCGGAGACCCGGCTGGGTGAGGAGATCGCCCGGCTGCTCGCCGAGTACGAGCAGCAGATGGAGGCGCTCCAGTTCCGCAAGGCGGCCGCCGCGCTGCGCGCCCTGTGGTCGGCCGGCAACTCCTACCTGGAGGAGAAGGCCCCCTGGCTGGAGATCAAGACCGACAAGGACGGCGCGGCCCTCACACTGCGCACGGCGATGAACCTCATCCACCTGTACGCGGTGGTCTCCGAGCCCTTCATCCCGACGACCTCGAAGGCCATGCGGCAGGCGTTCTCGCTGGCCGACGACACGGCCGCCTGGGTCTCGGCGGACGAGGCGAAGGCCCTGACCGGCGTCCCGGCCGGCACCCCCTTCACCGTCCCGCCGGTCCTCTTCGCCAAGCTCACGGAGGACGACCTGGAGGCGTACAAGGAGCGCTTCGGCGGCGAGGCGGCGTAACGAGCGGCCGTAGACGAGTGGGGCCCGGTGACGTCGTAGCGACGTCACCGGGCCCCGCGTTTGTCCAGCAGTGCGCGCTCAGCGCCCGGAAGCGTAGGTGACGAAGTCCGCCCAGGCGCCGGGCGTGAGCGCCAGCCGGGGGCCTTCGCTGTTCTTGGAGTCACGGACGTGCACGGTGCCGGGGGTGACAGCGCATTCCACACACGAGTTGCCGTCGTTGCCGCCGCTGTAGCTGCTCTTGAACCACGCCAGCTCGGAAGCGTCCCCGGCAATGGTCTTGCGGTTCATGTTTCTCCCAGCAGTTGCTCGATCAAGGCCAGCGACTCCCGCGGAGAGAGCGCCTGAGCCCGGATAATGCCATACCGCAGTTCAAGGATGCGCAGGTGTTTGGGCTCGGTGGTCGCCCGGCCGTTGAACGCGCCGTCCGAGCGCCCCACAGCCGTACCGTCCGGGAACTTCAGCAACTCGATGCGACCGTCCAGGCCGGAGTGGGTGTCGCAGTTCATCGGCATCACCTGAAGCACGACGTTGTGCAACCGGCCCACCTCCAGCAGACGTTCGAGCTGCTGACGCCACGCCATTGTGCCCCCGATGGGCCGCCGCAGGACCCCCTCTTCCAGGACGAAGCCGAGTGCAGGCGCGGGCGAGCGCTCGAAGACCGACTGCCGGGCGAGACGAGCGGCCACCATGCGTTCCACGTCGTCCGGCGAGTACGGCGGCTGCGCCGCCCCGATCACGGATCGCGCGTGCTCCGACGTCTGCAACAGGCCGGGGATGATGTGGCACTCGTACAGAGCGATCTCGACCGCTTTGGCCTCAAGCTTCCCCAGCTCCCGAACCTTCTTCGGATACCGGACCCTCTTCACGTCCTCCCAAGCCGCCGCGATGAGCCCGCCCGCGCTTAACACCTCGTCGGCCTTGTCCAGATACTCCTGCCGGGGAATCCGCTTCCCGCCCTCGATCTTGTAGACCAGGTCCTCCCCGTACCCCACGGCCACCCCGAACTCGGCGGCCCGCATGCCCCTCGCCTCGCGCCGCAGTTTCAACTGCCGGCCCACTGTCGTGATGACCGCGACGCCCCATTCGTCGTCCGGATCCACCTCCCACCCCGGCTCGTCCGCCTCGCCCTTGAGCCGAGCCCCGAGCCGCGAACGCCGCCACGCACGGCCGGCTCCCCGGCCGGAGCTTCCGCCTCGCCCTGCACGCCACCACCGACGTACTGCGCATCGAGGTGACGGACACCCGCGGTGACGATCTCCCCCTCCGCCCACCACCCGCCCCCGACGCCGAGTCAGGACGCGGCCTGCTCCTCGTCGAGGCCTTCGCCGACCGCTGGGGCGTGCAGATCGGACCGGCCCCCCGCAAGACCGTCTGGGCGGAACTCGATCTACCACCAGCTTGACCAGCGAAAACAGCACCGGCACCGGAACCCGACCGCGTGTGTTCCGGTGCCGTCGGCCGTCTTTTCCAAAAACCACGAGGGAGAAAGGAACCGCACCAAGCCCCACCCCTCCCGCCCACGGCGCAACGCTCACTCGCCCGGGTGAACATCACCAAGTGAACTGGATTCGCGGCAGGTTGCCTGCCCTACGCTCAGCGCAGCACGACACGACAACCCCAGACATGCAACGGCCCTCGCCGGGACTGGCATCCCAGTGCGAGGGCCTGACCACCAAGGAAGCACAACCTTCCCGACGGCCTGACCACCTAGGAAGCACAACCTTCCCGATGGATACCCAAAACCCTAGCGTGCACCCGCCCGCCCAGTCCCGTATCAGCGGGAAAAACCACCCCCACCGACAGGCCCACGCGAAGGGGCACCCCGGCGGCGTCACCCACGACAACACCCGCCACACCACCCGCTTCACGGT
Coding sequences:
- a CDS encoding DUF397 domain-containing protein, with amino-acid sequence MNRKTIAGDASELAWFKSSYSGGNDGNSCVECAVTPGTVHVRDSKNSEGPRLALTPGAWADFVTYASGR
- a CDS encoding helix-turn-helix domain-containing protein yields the protein MDPDDEWGVAVITTVGRQLKLRREARGMRAAEFGVAVGYGEDLVYKIEGGKRIPRQEYLDKADEVLSAGGLIAAAWEDVKRVRYPKKVRELGKLEAKAVEIALYECHIIPGLLQTSEHARSVIGAAQPPYSPDDVERMVAARLARQSVFERSPAPALGFVLEEGVLRRPIGGTMAWRQQLERLLEVGRLHNVVLQVMPMNCDTHSGLDGRIELLKFPDGTAVGRSDGAFNGRATTEPKHLRILELRYGIIRAQALSPRESLALIEQLLGET
- the metG gene encoding methionine--tRNA ligase, which translates into the protein MARHLITSALPYINGIKHLGNMVGSMLPADVYARYLRQRGHDVLYICATDEHGTPAELAAKERGLPVDEFCAQAHDAQKAVYDGFALAFDYFGRSSSPENREITQHFARKLNENGFIEERAIRQVYSPADGRFLPDRYVEGTCPHCGYDKARGDQCENCTRVLDPTDLINPRSAISGSTDLEVRETKHLFLLQSKLQHEVEEWVSRHEEDWPQLASSIARKWLNEGLHDRAITRDLDWGVPVPADTWPDLAAEGKVFYVWFDAPIEYIGATKEWSDQDPENRDWKSWWYEADDTVRYTEFMAKDNVPFHTVMFPATELGVREPWKKVDYVKAFNWLTYYGGKFSTSQKRGVFTDQALAVLPADYWRYFLIANAPESDDSSFTWEHFTATVNKDLADTLGNFVNRVLSFSKKRFGEEVPAGGSPGEAETRLGEEIARLLAEYEQQMEALQFRKAAAALRALWSAGNSYLEEKAPWLEIKTDKDGAALTLRTAMNLIHLYAVVSEPFIPTTSKAMRQAFSLADDTAAWVSADEAKALTGVPAGTPFTVPPVLFAKLTEDDLEAYKERFGGEAA